In a single window of the Thamnophis elegans isolate rThaEle1 chromosome 8, rThaEle1.pri, whole genome shotgun sequence genome:
- the PLEKHF2 gene encoding pleckstrin homology domain-containing family F member 2, whose protein sequence is MVDRLANSEANTRRISVVENCFGAAGQPLTIPGRVLIGEGVLTKLCRKKPKARQFFLFNDILVYGNIVIQKKKYNKQHIIPLENVTIESIQDEGDLRNGWLIKTPTKSFAVYAATATEKSEWMNHINKCVSDLLSKSGKMPSNEHAAVWVPDSEATVCMRCQKAKFTPVNRRHHCRKCGFVVCGPCSEKRFLIPSQSSKPVRICDFCYEFLSMGEMSTCQPTRSDSFSQSPKPSLNDISDDDDDDDSSD, encoded by the coding sequence ATGGTGGATCGTTTGGCAAACAGTGAAGCAAATACTAGGCGAATAAGCGTAGTGGAAAACTGTTTTGGAGCTGCTGGTCAGCCTCTGACCATTCCTGGCCGTGTCCTCATTGGTGAAGGAGTATTAACAAAGCTGTGTAGGAAGAAACCAAAAGCAAGGCAGTTTTTTTTATTCAATGATATCCTTGTATATGGTAACATTGTTatccagaagaaaaaatataataagcAACATATCATTCCTCTAGAAAACGTCACTATTGAGTCTATCCAAGATGAGGGGGATTTGCGGAATGGCTGGCTGATCAAAACTCCAACTAAATCTTTTGCAGTATATGCTGCTACTGCCACAGAGAAATCTGAATGGATGAACCACATCAATAAATGTGTTTCTGATTTGCTGTCCAAAAGTGGGAAGATGCCCAGTAATGAGCATGCAGCTGTCTGGGTACCGGACTCAGAAGCCACTGTTTGCATGCGCTGCCAGAAAGCAAAATTTACTCCTGTGAATCGTCGACACCACTGTCGGAAATGTGGATTCGTTGTATGTGGACCCTGCTCTGAAAAGAGGTTCCTTATTCCCAGTCAGTCTTCCAAGCCTGTGCGAATCTGTGACTTTTGTTATGAATTTCTTTCCATGGGAGAGATGTCAACATGCCAGCCCACAAGATCAGACTCTTTCAGCCAATCACCAAAACCTTCTTTAAATGACATAtcagatgatgatgacgatgatgacagCAGTGACTaa